In Microbacterium sp. SLBN-146, one genomic interval encodes:
- a CDS encoding dipeptidase, whose amino-acid sequence MTSDPSRQKSVTDAATAGIPAALADLGSLVRIPSVAFPGFDPSEVRRSAEAVAQLAEGVGIFDRVEIRDAALPGEEGRGMPAVLATRAARNGRPTILLYAHHDVQPTGDDALWDSPPFEPTVRDGRLYGRGAADDKAGVMVHIGALRAFAEALGDDTDLGIALFIEGEEEAGSRSFGQFLSDNADVLRADVIVVADSGNWDARTPALTVSLRGNVRFTMTVRTLEHASHSGMFGGAVPDATMAAIRLLASLWNEDGSVAVAGLLERDAATPEYSEATLRDEAGLSEGVRPIGDGTILSRIWNKPSVTVTGMNVPTVVNASNTLTPEVSVVISARVAPGQSAREAYTAIEAHLRAHAPFGARLSFDDLDLGDGFLVDTSGWAVTAARDALEEGYGVAAVDLGVGGSIPFIADLVREFPDAQILVTGVEDPHARAHSPNESLHLDTFRHALIAEALLLEKLDRRDG is encoded by the coding sequence ATGACATCAGACCCTTCCCGTCAGAAGTCTGTGACGGATGCCGCGACAGCCGGCATCCCCGCAGCACTCGCCGACCTCGGCTCCCTCGTGCGCATCCCCTCGGTCGCCTTCCCGGGGTTCGACCCGTCGGAGGTGCGGCGGAGCGCCGAGGCCGTGGCGCAGCTCGCCGAGGGCGTGGGGATCTTCGACCGTGTCGAGATCCGCGACGCGGCTCTTCCGGGCGAAGAGGGCCGCGGAATGCCGGCCGTCCTGGCGACCCGTGCGGCGCGCAACGGGCGTCCGACGATCCTGCTCTACGCGCATCATGACGTCCAGCCGACGGGCGATGACGCGCTCTGGGACTCGCCGCCTTTCGAGCCGACGGTGCGGGACGGGCGTCTGTACGGGCGCGGTGCGGCAGACGACAAGGCAGGCGTCATGGTGCACATCGGCGCGCTGCGGGCGTTCGCCGAGGCGCTCGGCGACGACACCGACCTCGGTATCGCGCTCTTCATCGAGGGCGAGGAGGAGGCGGGTTCGCGTTCATTCGGACAGTTCCTCTCCGACAACGCCGACGTGCTGCGCGCCGACGTCATCGTCGTGGCGGACTCGGGCAATTGGGACGCGCGCACACCCGCGCTGACGGTTTCGCTCCGCGGCAACGTGCGCTTCACGATGACCGTACGCACTCTCGAGCACGCCTCGCATTCGGGGATGTTCGGCGGGGCCGTCCCCGATGCGACCATGGCCGCGATCCGCCTGCTCGCTTCACTGTGGAACGAGGACGGGTCGGTCGCCGTCGCGGGTCTCCTCGAGAGGGACGCCGCGACACCCGAGTACTCGGAGGCGACGCTGCGCGACGAGGCCGGTCTCTCCGAGGGGGTGCGGCCGATCGGCGACGGCACGATCCTGAGCCGGATCTGGAACAAGCCGTCCGTCACCGTCACGGGAATGAATGTCCCCACGGTCGTCAACGCCTCCAACACCCTCACGCCCGAGGTCTCGGTCGTGATCAGTGCGCGTGTCGCCCCCGGCCAGTCAGCGCGTGAGGCCTACACCGCCATCGAGGCGCACTTGCGCGCGCACGCCCCCTTCGGGGCTCGACTGAGCTTTGACGACCTTGACCTCGGTGACGGCTTCCTCGTCGACACGAGTGGCTGGGCCGTCACCGCGGCGCGAGACGCCCTCGAAGAGGGCTACGGCGTGGCGGCCGTCGACCTCGGTGTCGGCGGCTCCATCCCGTTCATCGCCGACCTCGTGCGCGAATTCCCCGACGCTCAGATCCTCGTCACGGGCGTCGAGGATCCCCACGCGCGTGCGCACAGCCCCAACGAGTCACTTCACCTCGATACGTTCCGGCACGCCCTCATCGCCGAAGCGCTGCTCCTCGAGAAGCTCGACCGGCGGGACGGCTGA
- a CDS encoding DUF3043 domain-containing protein, translating to MAKTPAAPAPKDAPTDVDAPVSGAGKGRATPTRAEREAARKRPLVPDTKEAKARARAELATQREKARVGMAAGDDRFLTARDRGPQRRWVRDLIDSGWHLGEAVMPAMVVVIIATFIPVYGIQFYSFIALWIFILFVIGDMVITSIRVKRAARDKWGDKMEKGLGWYAAMRTIQMRFLRLPKPQVKRGQRPA from the coding sequence GTGGCCAAGACTCCCGCAGCCCCCGCGCCGAAAGACGCTCCCACCGACGTCGACGCACCCGTTTCCGGTGCCGGAAAGGGGCGCGCGACTCCGACCCGCGCCGAGCGGGAAGCGGCGCGCAAGCGGCCGCTCGTACCGGATACGAAAGAGGCCAAGGCGCGCGCGCGCGCCGAGCTCGCGACTCAGCGCGAGAAGGCGCGCGTCGGCATGGCGGCCGGCGACGACCGCTTCCTCACGGCTCGCGATCGCGGGCCGCAGCGCCGATGGGTGCGCGACCTCATCGACTCGGGCTGGCACCTCGGCGAGGCAGTGATGCCCGCGATGGTCGTCGTCATCATCGCGACCTTCATCCCCGTCTACGGCATCCAGTTCTACTCGTTCATCGCACTGTGGATCTTCATCCTCTTCGTGATCGGCGACATGGTCATCACGTCGATCCGCGTCAAGCGCGCTGCGCGTGACAAGTGGGGCGACAAGATGGAGAAGGGCCTGGGCTGGTACGCCGCGATGCGCACGATCCAGATGCGGTTCCTCCGCCTCCCCAAGCCGCAGGTCAAGCGCGGGCAGCGTCCCGCCTGA
- a CDS encoding quinone-dependent dihydroorotate dehydrogenase: MYPLLFRTVLSRMDPESAHHAAMVVIRMLGTRPLAWAPRLLARPDASLRTSALGLTFESPFGVAAGFDKDVTGAQGLWALGFGHVEVGTVTAIPQAGNPRPRLFRLIPDRAVVNRMGFNNHGAQAAARRLEKLRRRRNRPILGVNIGKSRVVDVSDATADYERSATLLAPLADYLVVNVSSPNTPGLRGLQAAETLRPLLETVRAAAGDTPLLVKIAPDLTDDEVDALAALAVDVGLAGLIATNTTISREGLKTDAATVAAAGNGGLSGAPLAARSLDVLRRVRAVVPADFCVISVGGVETASDVRERLDAGATLVQGYTGFLYRGPLWGRQINRGLRRDAARA; this comes from the coding sequence ATGTATCCGCTTCTCTTCCGGACAGTTCTGTCCCGCATGGATCCCGAGTCCGCTCATCACGCTGCGATGGTCGTCATCCGGATGCTCGGCACCCGACCGCTCGCGTGGGCCCCGCGCCTTCTGGCTCGCCCCGACGCGTCACTTCGCACGTCGGCTCTCGGGCTCACATTCGAGTCGCCGTTCGGTGTTGCTGCCGGCTTCGACAAGGACGTCACAGGCGCCCAGGGTCTGTGGGCGCTCGGATTCGGTCACGTCGAAGTCGGCACGGTGACGGCGATCCCGCAGGCCGGCAATCCGCGTCCGCGACTCTTCCGTCTCATTCCCGACCGCGCCGTCGTCAACCGCATGGGATTCAACAACCATGGTGCCCAGGCGGCCGCGCGTCGTCTGGAGAAGCTCCGCAGGCGCCGCAACAGGCCGATCCTGGGTGTCAACATCGGCAAGAGTCGTGTCGTCGATGTGAGTGACGCGACGGCCGACTATGAACGGAGCGCCACCCTCCTCGCTCCGCTCGCCGACTATCTCGTCGTGAACGTCTCGTCACCGAACACACCGGGCCTTCGCGGACTCCAGGCAGCCGAAACGCTCCGCCCTCTTCTCGAGACGGTGCGGGCCGCGGCGGGCGACACACCGCTGCTCGTCAAGATCGCTCCCGATCTCACGGATGACGAGGTTGACGCACTCGCGGCCCTCGCCGTCGACGTAGGGCTCGCGGGACTCATCGCGACGAACACCACGATCTCTCGCGAGGGCCTGAAGACGGATGCCGCGACGGTCGCCGCCGCAGGCAACGGCGGCCTGTCGGGCGCCCCGCTGGCGGCACGGTCGCTCGACGTCCTCCGGCGCGTGCGCGCCGTCGTTCCGGCCGACTTCTGTGTCATCTCCGTCGGGGGAGTGGAGACGGCGTCAGACGTTCGAGAGCGTCTCGATGCTGGCGCGACCCTCGTGCAGGGCTACACGGGCTTTCTCTACCGCGGTCCCTTATGGGGCCGCCAGATCAACCGCGGGCTCAGGCGGGACGCTGCCCGCGCTTGA
- the nrdR gene encoding transcriptional regulator NrdR, producing MHCPFCRHSDSRVIDSRTSDDGLSIRRRRQCPECGGRFTTIETASLNVIKRSGVMEPFSREKVISGVRKACQGRPVTEGDLAVLAQRVEESIRQTGASQLDANEIGLAILGPLRELDEVAYLRFASVYQAFDSLEDFETAIGQLRDDHPREEASAER from the coding sequence ATGCATTGCCCGTTCTGCCGCCACTCCGATTCCCGCGTCATCGATTCGCGAACGAGCGATGACGGCCTCAGCATCCGTCGACGCCGTCAGTGCCCCGAGTGCGGAGGACGCTTCACGACGATCGAGACGGCAAGCCTCAACGTCATCAAACGCTCGGGCGTCATGGAACCGTTCAGCCGCGAGAAGGTGATCTCGGGTGTGCGCAAGGCGTGTCAGGGACGCCCCGTGACAGAGGGAGACCTCGCCGTGCTCGCTCAGCGCGTCGAAGAGTCGATCCGACAGACCGGCGCTTCGCAGCTCGACGCGAACGAGATCGGATTGGCGATCCTCGGCCCGCTGCGCGAGCTCGATGAGGTTGCATACCTGCGGTTCGCCAGCGTGTACCAGGCCTTTGACTCGCTCGAGGATTTCGAGACGGCGATCGGCCAGCTGCGAGACGATCACCCGCGCGAGGAGGCGAGCGCCGAGCGCTAG
- the hisD gene encoding histidinol dehydrogenase, giving the protein MMRTIDLRGRDLSAAELLAAVPRAAAARNEALETATRLVADVQADGADALRSQAERFDGVTGHAIRVPAEHLEEALALLDPSIRSALESAIERVRAASIAQVPPSVTTHIAPGASVTQRWQPVRRVGLYVPGGKAVYPSSVVMNVVPAQVAGVERIGLASPPQRDSDGRVHPVILAAARLLGVDEVYAMGGAGAIAAFAYGVPEIGLDPVDVVTGPGNNFVAAAKRAVAGRVGTDSEAGATEILIVADESADPTLVAADLVSQAEHDEQASAVLVTTSEDLAEAVRESVAAAAAATRHAQRVEAALAGPQSAIVIVDDLARAADFSNAYAPEHLELHVADPRPADFVHAGAVFVGPHTPVSLGDYLAGSNHVLPTGGQARYAAGLSASTFLRPQQVIEYDRAALAEVRAAIVTLAEAEQLPAHGEAIEARFPA; this is encoded by the coding sequence ATGATGCGAACGATCGATCTGCGCGGTCGGGACCTGTCCGCAGCTGAGCTTCTTGCGGCTGTCCCTCGGGCGGCTGCCGCGCGAAATGAAGCACTGGAGACAGCGACCAGGCTCGTGGCGGATGTCCAGGCCGACGGTGCGGACGCGCTGCGGAGCCAGGCCGAGCGCTTCGACGGAGTGACGGGCCACGCGATCCGCGTGCCCGCCGAGCACCTTGAAGAAGCACTCGCGCTTCTCGATCCGTCCATCCGATCCGCGCTCGAGTCCGCGATCGAGCGCGTGCGTGCGGCTTCGATCGCCCAGGTCCCACCGTCCGTCACGACGCACATCGCTCCCGGAGCATCGGTCACCCAGCGCTGGCAACCCGTGCGGCGCGTCGGACTCTACGTTCCCGGCGGCAAGGCGGTTTATCCGTCGAGCGTCGTCATGAACGTCGTTCCCGCGCAGGTCGCGGGCGTCGAGCGCATCGGGCTCGCCTCTCCGCCCCAGCGAGACAGCGACGGTCGTGTCCACCCCGTGATCCTCGCGGCGGCGCGTCTGCTCGGCGTGGATGAGGTCTATGCGATGGGAGGCGCGGGGGCGATCGCGGCTTTCGCCTACGGTGTTCCCGAAATCGGACTCGATCCCGTCGATGTCGTCACCGGCCCGGGCAACAACTTCGTCGCAGCCGCGAAGCGTGCCGTTGCGGGGCGCGTCGGCACGGACTCGGAAGCCGGCGCGACCGAGATCCTCATCGTGGCCGATGAGAGCGCCGATCCGACTCTTGTCGCCGCCGACCTCGTCAGTCAGGCCGAGCACGACGAACAGGCCTCGGCAGTCCTCGTCACGACATCAGAGGACCTCGCCGAAGCCGTGCGCGAATCCGTCGCTGCGGCCGCCGCTGCAACGCGGCACGCACAGCGCGTCGAGGCGGCGTTGGCAGGCCCGCAGTCCGCCATCGTCATCGTCGATGATCTGGCCCGCGCTGCCGACTTCAGCAACGCCTATGCGCCTGAACACCTCGAACTTCACGTCGCGGACCCGCGCCCCGCCGACTTCGTCCACGCCGGCGCGGTCTTCGTCGGCCCCCACACTCCGGTGAGTCTCGGCGACTACCTGGCCGGGTCGAATCACGTCCTCCCCACGGGAGGGCAGGCGCGCTACGCCGCGGGGCTGTCCGCATCCACGTTCCTTCGTCCGCAACAGGTGATCGAATACGACCGCGCTGCTCTCGCCGAGGTGAGGGCTGCCATCGTCACGCTCGCCGAGGCTGAGCAGCTTCCGGCGCACGGTGAGGCCATCGAGGCCCGCTTCCCGGCGTAG
- the dnaE gene encoding DNA polymerase III subunit alpha: MASDSFVHLHVHSEYSMLDGAARIGPMVSEAVRLGMPAIAVTDHGNTFAAFEFYRAAKEAGIKPIVGIEAYVTPGTHRSDKARVRWGTPEQTNDDVSGSGAYTHMTLLSESTEGMHNLFRLSSRASMEGYYFKPRMDRELLQKYSKGLIATTGCPSGEVQTRLRLGQYDAARAAAAEFQDIFGKENYFAEIMDHGLSIERRVMSDLLKLSKELSIPLVATNDLHYTHQHDATSHAALLCVQSGSTLDDPKRFKFDGDGYYVKSAAEMRQVFRDHPEACDATLLIAERCEVEFNTSANYMPRFPVPDGETEESWFVKEVENGLRERYPDGIPDAVRAQAEYETGVISQMGFPGYFLVVADFINWAKRNGIRVGPGRGSGAGSMAAYAMKITDLDPLQHGLIFERFLNPDRVSMPDFDVDFDDRRRGEVIQYVTEKYGDERVAQIVTYGTIKAKQALKDAGRVLGFPFSMGEKLTKAMPPAVMGKDMPLGGMFDKEHPRFKEASEFRALIETDPEAKTVFDTAVGLENLKRQWGVHAAGVIMSSEPLIDIIPIMRREQDGQIVTQFDYPSCEALGLIKMDFLGLRNLTIINDALDNIEANRGTALVLEDLELDDAAAYELLSRGDTLGVFQLDGGPMRSLLRLLKPDNFEDISAVIALYRPGPMGANSHINYALRKNGQQEITPIHKEFTDSLSEILDTSYGLIIYQEQVMAIAQKVAGFSLGQADILRRAMGKKKKSELDKQFEGFQAGMHANGYSDDAVNKLWEILLPFSDYAFNKAHSAAYGLVSYWTAYLKAHYPAEYMAALLTSVGDSKDKMAVYLNECRRMGIKVLPPDVGQSIRYFAAVDEDIRFGLGAVRNVGANVVDGIVTSRGEDGFASFHDFLARVPAHVANKRTVESLIKAGAFDSLGSTRRALLEIHEDATEQAVLDKRREANGEVGFDFDSLWGDDEPQQVTKVPERPEWTKKDKLAFEREMLGLYVSDHPLAGLEIPLAKHASMTIHDLLSNEDLADGEQVTIAGLVTNAQHRVAKQSGNPYGMITVEDFDGEVTVMLMGKTYTEFASMLQADSILVVRGRISRRDDGLNLHAQSVFAPDLGSTEASGPLVLVMPEHRATEPVVGELAAVLERHRGDTEVVLKLHKGSAAKVFEVPMPVSITADLFGELKGLLGPQCLG; the protein is encoded by the coding sequence GTGGCATCCGACTCCTTCGTTCATCTGCACGTGCACAGCGAGTACTCCATGCTCGACGGAGCGGCCCGCATCGGCCCGATGGTGTCGGAGGCCGTCCGTCTGGGGATGCCCGCGATCGCTGTCACCGACCACGGCAATACGTTCGCTGCGTTCGAGTTCTACCGGGCGGCGAAAGAGGCCGGCATCAAGCCCATCGTCGGGATCGAGGCCTACGTCACGCCCGGCACGCACCGCAGCGACAAGGCGCGGGTGAGGTGGGGGACGCCCGAGCAGACCAACGACGATGTCTCGGGCTCCGGCGCCTACACCCACATGACGCTCCTCAGCGAGTCGACCGAAGGCATGCACAACCTTTTCCGACTGTCGTCCCGCGCGAGCATGGAGGGCTACTACTTCAAACCCCGCATGGACCGCGAACTGCTCCAGAAGTACAGCAAGGGGCTCATCGCGACGACCGGGTGCCCCTCGGGCGAAGTGCAGACGCGGCTCCGGCTCGGGCAGTACGACGCGGCGCGTGCTGCTGCGGCCGAGTTCCAGGACATCTTCGGCAAGGAGAACTACTTCGCCGAGATCATGGATCACGGTCTGTCTATCGAGCGGCGGGTCATGAGTGATCTGCTCAAGCTCTCGAAGGAGCTGAGCATTCCGCTCGTCGCCACGAACGACCTTCATTACACGCACCAGCATGACGCCACGAGTCATGCGGCGCTGCTGTGCGTGCAGTCGGGTTCGACCCTCGACGATCCGAAGCGCTTCAAGTTCGACGGCGACGGCTATTACGTCAAGTCCGCGGCCGAGATGCGCCAGGTGTTCCGCGATCACCCCGAGGCGTGCGACGCGACCCTGCTCATCGCCGAGCGCTGCGAGGTCGAGTTCAACACCTCGGCCAACTACATGCCGCGATTCCCGGTTCCCGACGGCGAGACGGAAGAGTCGTGGTTCGTCAAGGAGGTCGAGAACGGTCTGCGCGAGCGGTACCCCGACGGCATCCCCGATGCGGTGCGGGCACAGGCGGAGTACGAGACGGGGGTCATCTCGCAGATGGGGTTCCCCGGCTACTTCCTCGTCGTCGCCGACTTCATCAACTGGGCCAAGCGAAACGGCATCCGCGTCGGGCCCGGCCGTGGCTCCGGCGCGGGGTCGATGGCGGCCTATGCGATGAAGATCACCGACCTCGACCCGCTTCAGCATGGACTCATCTTCGAGCGCTTCCTCAATCCCGACCGTGTCTCGATGCCCGACTTCGACGTCGACTTCGACGATCGGCGCCGTGGCGAAGTCATCCAGTACGTGACCGAGAAGTACGGCGACGAGCGTGTCGCGCAGATCGTCACCTACGGCACGATCAAGGCGAAGCAGGCGCTGAAGGACGCAGGCCGCGTTCTGGGCTTCCCGTTCAGCATGGGAGAGAAGCTGACGAAGGCCATGCCCCCCGCCGTCATGGGCAAGGACATGCCCCTCGGCGGCATGTTCGACAAGGAGCACCCGCGCTTCAAGGAGGCGAGCGAGTTCCGCGCTCTCATCGAGACGGACCCCGAGGCGAAGACCGTCTTCGACACCGCGGTCGGGCTCGAGAACCTCAAGCGCCAGTGGGGTGTGCACGCCGCCGGCGTCATCATGTCGTCCGAGCCGCTCATCGACATCATCCCGATCATGCGACGGGAGCAGGACGGTCAGATCGTCACGCAGTTCGACTATCCGTCGTGCGAGGCGCTGGGCCTCATCAAGATGGACTTCCTCGGGCTCCGCAACCTGACGATCATCAACGATGCGCTCGACAACATCGAGGCGAACAGAGGGACCGCCCTCGTCTTGGAAGATCTGGAGCTCGATGACGCGGCGGCGTACGAGCTCCTTTCCCGGGGAGACACGCTCGGCGTCTTCCAACTCGACGGCGGGCCGATGCGCTCGCTCCTGAGGCTTCTGAAGCCCGACAACTTCGAAGACATCTCGGCCGTCATCGCCCTCTATCGACCCGGGCCGATGGGGGCGAACTCCCACATCAACTACGCGCTGCGCAAGAACGGGCAGCAGGAGATCACCCCGATCCACAAAGAGTTCACCGACTCGCTTTCCGAGATCCTCGACACGAGCTACGGCCTGATCATCTATCAGGAGCAGGTCATGGCCATTGCGCAGAAGGTCGCAGGCTTCAGCCTCGGACAGGCGGACATCCTCCGGCGCGCGATGGGCAAGAAGAAGAAGTCCGAGCTCGACAAGCAGTTCGAGGGCTTCCAGGCGGGCATGCATGCGAACGGATACTCGGACGACGCGGTGAACAAGTTGTGGGAGATCCTTCTCCCGTTCTCCGATTACGCGTTCAACAAGGCGCACTCGGCTGCCTATGGACTCGTCTCCTACTGGACGGCGTACCTGAAGGCGCACTATCCCGCCGAGTACATGGCGGCACTCCTGACGAGCGTGGGTGACTCGAAGGACAAGATGGCCGTGTACCTCAACGAGTGCCGGCGCATGGGCATCAAAGTGCTTCCGCCTGACGTGGGCCAGTCCATCCGATACTTCGCCGCTGTCGACGAGGACATCCGCTTCGGGCTCGGTGCTGTGCGGAACGTGGGAGCGAACGTCGTCGACGGAATCGTGACGTCGCGCGGAGAAGACGGTTTCGCGAGCTTCCACGACTTCCTCGCCAGAGTGCCCGCGCATGTGGCGAACAAGCGCACCGTGGAGTCGTTGATCAAGGCGGGCGCTTTCGACTCGCTCGGGTCGACACGTCGCGCACTCCTCGAGATTCATGAGGACGCGACGGAGCAGGCCGTCCTCGACAAACGACGCGAGGCCAACGGCGAGGTGGGGTTCGACTTCGACAGTCTGTGGGGAGACGACGAGCCTCAGCAGGTCACAAAGGTGCCCGAACGCCCCGAATGGACGAAGAAGGACAAGCTCGCCTTCGAGCGCGAGATGCTCGGTCTGTACGTCTCCGATCATCCCCTCGCGGGTCTGGAGATCCCCCTCGCCAAACATGCGTCCATGACGATCCACGACCTGCTGTCGAATGAGGATCTGGCGGACGGTGAGCAGGTCACGATCGCGGGACTCGTCACGAATGCCCAGCATCGTGTCGCCAAACAGAGCGGAAATCCCTACGGGATGATCACGGTCGAGGACTTCGACGGTGAGGTCACCGTCATGCTCATGGGCAAGACCTACACCGAATTCGCCTCCATGCTGCAGGCGGACTCGATTCTCGTCGTCCGCGGCCGGATCTCACGCCGCGATGATGGGCTTAACCTGCATGCGCAGTCGGTGTTCGCTCCGGACCTCGGGAGCACGGAGGCGTCCGGGCCACTCGTGCTCGTCATGCCGGAGCACCGGGCGACCGAGCCGGTCGTCGGGGAGCTCGCGGCTGTTCTCGAGCGTCATCGTGGCGATACCGAGGTCGTGCTGAAGCTGCACAAGGGGTCCGCCGCGAAGGTCTTCGAGGTGCCGATGCCGGTGTCGATCACAGCGGATCTGTTCGGCGAGTTGAAGGGATTGCTCGGCCCGCAATGCCTCGGGTGA
- a CDS encoding NUDIX domain-containing protein: MATPDFILELRRMIGTHPLTLTGVTAVVLRGDSVLLGRRSDTGALTPITGIIDPGEEPAVAAARETLEEAGIVCLVEHLAWVHQIPRITYGNGDQADYLDLTFRCSWVSGEPVPVDGEMTEVAWFDARALPPMGEDMRQRVEAALTVRGAARFESR; this comes from the coding sequence ATGGCGACTCCCGACTTCATCCTCGAACTGCGGCGCATGATCGGAACCCACCCCCTCACACTCACGGGCGTCACCGCCGTCGTGCTCCGCGGTGACAGCGTGCTCCTCGGTCGCCGAAGCGACACGGGCGCGCTCACGCCGATCACCGGCATCATCGATCCCGGGGAGGAGCCGGCGGTGGCCGCGGCGCGGGAGACGCTCGAGGAGGCCGGAATCGTGTGCCTCGTCGAGCATCTCGCCTGGGTGCACCAGATCCCGCGCATCACGTACGGCAACGGCGACCAGGCGGACTACCTCGACTTGACCTTTCGCTGCAGCTGGGTCTCGGGCGAGCCGGTGCCGGTCGACGGCGAGATGACCGAGGTCGCATGGTTCGACGCCCGTGCCCTCCCGCCGATGGGCGAGGACATGCGTCAGCGCGTCGAGGCCGCGCTCACCGTCCGCGGCGCTGCGAGGTTCGAGTCGCGGTGA
- a CDS encoding RluA family pseudouridine synthase, which yields MPSRLLPVPDGLDGVRVDQALSKMLGFSRTFAAEIAESGGVLLDGRPAGKSDRVRAGEMIDISWEDKQPPTVVPIAVPDLGIVFDDDDIVVVNKPSGVAAHPSVGWDGPTVLGALAAAGFRVATTGAVERQGIVHRLDVGTSGLMVVAKSERAYTELKRAFKAREVEKIYHAVVQGHPDPLEGTIDAPIGRHATHSWKFAVTPEGKDSVTHYETLEAFPGASLLEIHLETGRTHQIRVHMAAHRHPCVGDPLYGADPTLSARLGLSRQWLHARELSFAHPGSREWVTFGSDYPADLAHALEVLRAD from the coding sequence ATGCCATCGCGACTCCTTCCCGTCCCCGACGGCCTCGACGGCGTGCGCGTCGACCAAGCACTCTCGAAGATGCTCGGGTTCTCCCGGACGTTCGCCGCAGAGATCGCCGAGTCGGGCGGGGTGCTCCTCGACGGACGGCCGGCGGGTAAGTCCGACCGCGTGCGCGCGGGGGAGATGATCGACATCTCGTGGGAAGACAAGCAGCCTCCGACCGTCGTGCCGATCGCTGTTCCGGACCTCGGAATCGTGTTCGACGACGACGACATCGTCGTCGTCAACAAGCCGAGCGGGGTCGCTGCGCATCCGTCGGTCGGCTGGGATGGCCCGACTGTGCTCGGAGCACTGGCAGCCGCCGGTTTCCGCGTCGCCACGACGGGGGCCGTCGAGCGGCAGGGGATCGTCCATCGGCTCGACGTCGGCACGAGCGGACTCATGGTCGTCGCGAAGAGCGAGCGGGCGTACACCGAGCTCAAGCGCGCCTTCAAGGCGCGCGAGGTCGAGAAGATCTATCACGCGGTGGTGCAGGGGCATCCGGATCCCCTCGAGGGCACGATCGACGCGCCTATCGGTCGGCATGCCACGCATTCGTGGAAGTTCGCGGTCACGCCGGAGGGCAAGGACTCCGTCACCCACTACGAGACGCTCGAGGCTTTCCCGGGCGCGTCGCTGCTCGAGATCCATCTGGAGACCGGGCGCACGCACCAGATCCGTGTGCACATGGCCGCCCACCGGCATCCGTGCGTCGGCGACCCGCTCTACGGAGCCGACCCGACTCTCTCCGCTCGGCTCGGTCTGTCGCGCCAATGGCTGCATGCGCGCGAACTGTCTTTCGCGCACCCGGGTTCGCGGGAGTGGGTCACCTTCGGGTCGGACTATCCGGCCGATCTCGCGCACGCTCTCGAGGTGCTCCGCGCAGACTGA
- the lspA gene encoding signal peptidase II, with product MSDGPERIVRAQRMGAAAAGTIVAILAAVVLAADQFTKFLALENLPLQENVPVLGDFFSLYLVKNPGAAFSLGEGVTWIFTIALAAVAGVIVWLAATRVRSRVWAIVMGLLLGGVLGNLTDRIFREPGFAVGHVIDFINTPWMWFFPGMSPAIYNIADIFIVCDMIVVALLVILGVHMDGTRDTRRRSEDDDTILGEGDEVPPGGPVAGFGNEFPVADADAGIPADERGLPPLTPAQQREVEREADRRAGDSSV from the coding sequence CGTGCGCGCACAGCGCATGGGCGCAGCGGCGGCCGGCACCATCGTCGCGATTCTCGCGGCCGTGGTGCTGGCCGCCGACCAGTTCACCAAGTTCCTCGCCCTCGAGAATCTGCCACTTCAGGAGAACGTCCCGGTCCTCGGCGATTTCTTCAGCCTCTACCTCGTCAAGAACCCCGGCGCGGCGTTCTCACTCGGCGAGGGCGTGACGTGGATCTTCACGATCGCGCTCGCTGCGGTCGCAGGTGTGATCGTCTGGCTCGCGGCCACCCGCGTGCGGTCGCGGGTCTGGGCGATCGTGATGGGACTGCTGCTGGGCGGCGTCCTGGGCAACTTGACCGACCGGATCTTTCGCGAGCCCGGGTTCGCCGTCGGGCACGTGATCGACTTCATCAATACGCCGTGGATGTGGTTCTTCCCCGGTATGTCGCCGGCGATCTACAACATCGCCGACATCTTCATCGTGTGCGACATGATCGTCGTCGCCCTCTTGGTCATCCTGGGAGTTCACATGGACGGAACCCGTGACACGCGTCGCCGCAGCGAAGACGACGACACCATTCTGGGTGAGGGCGACGAAGTTCCGCCGGGCGGCCCCGTCGCCGGATTCGGGAACGAATTCCCCGTGGCTGACGCCGATGCGGGCATCCCCGCTGACGAGCGCGGGCTTCCCCCGCTCACTCCGGCTCAGCAGCGCGAGGTCGAGCGGGAGGCGGATCGCCGAGCCGGCGACAGCTCCGTCTGA